In Kiritimatiellaceae bacterium, the genomic window ATTTCGGTGAAGAGCTGGTCGATGTCCCAGTGCAGCCCGTCTTCTTTCTCAATGGCGCCGTTCCAGAAACGGTGCATCTCTTTCAGTTCCAGTTTTTCGTTTTCAAAAAGGCCGGCGAGTACGCGTCCGCTGGAGGCTCCGAGGTCGATTGCAAGATAGCATTTGGTTGGCATAGTTCTGTCTCCGATCAAAAAATAGGGGGCGAGCATAATGAAAGCGGCCCGTCTTGCCAAATAAATGATGGCGCGATAATCTCGCGGTATGCTTTGGCTGTGCAGGACAAAGGCCTGTGCTGATATTCGAGACGAACCGGAGGGTGAATTGTATGAAGCGGAACTGGAAAATTATGCCGAAATATCTTCACAGCCTTTTAGGGGCTATCCTTGTGGTGATGGTGGTGCAGTATCTTCTGTTGGCTGGTTTAGTTCGTCCGGTTCATCTGGTTTTTAATATCATGCAGCTTTTCTGTTACCTCCTGCTGGCGGTGGCGGTATTCCGCGGATTCATCCAACGCTCCCGGCTGGCTTGGCTGGTCGCTCAGACAATGCTTTCGGCCCTGTTTGCTTTTTCTCTTTTGTTCACGGTGATCAGCGCGGTCTTTTCCCTGAAGGATCGGGGTCTTGTCGTCATGCTTAGTGCGGCACTGCTGACCGCGATTTCAAACGGGCTGTTGCTGGGATTTATTTTTTCACTTCCAGTTTGCGACTATTTCAGTCCGATAGATAACGGGGAAGAGGGACAGGGAAAAGCGGAACAATGAATGTAAAATCGCGGCGCGAGTTGATTGGCAGCATCATGGCGGGGTTTGGATCTTTATTTCTGACGGCGGAAGGTAACGCGGCGGAAAGTAAACGCCCCAATATCATTTATATTTTTACGGATCAGCAAAGCGCCACGATGATGAGCTGCGCCGGAAACCAATGGCTCAAAACTCCGGCCATGGATTACATCGCTCAGAACGGAATCCGTTTCGAACGCGCCTACACAGCCAATCCGGTCTGCGTTCCCGCCCGAATCAGTATGATGACCGGACGGTTTCCTACAGCCTTTGTCGCGCCGTCTGGGTCGGCGCTGGAAAATGACGACAGCCTTCGTATCTCAAAGATAGATGAGAAAGTGAAAAAGACATTTCTCGGAAACCAGTTAAAGAAGGCCGGGTATGATCTGGCGTACGGAGGGAAAGTCCATCTGCCGGATCTTATGACCCCTGAACGAACGGGCTTTGAAATGCTGACCGCCAGTGCGACGGAAGAGCTTTCCCAAGCTTGTGTTGACTATATCAAGCGCGCCCACGACAAACCATACTGTCTGATTGCTTCGTTCATAAATCCCCACGACATCTGTTTTTTTGCAATTAAAGACGTCCGCTATGCAACGCGTGATCAAGTTGTGGTTAAGGAAAAAAAGGCCGGGCCGGGCGTACCGAAGAAGCTCAAAGATGCGATAACAATTCCGGAAGGTGTCACTGACGACGAGTTCTTCGGCAAATACTGCCCGCCGCTTCCGCCCAACTATGCACCTCAGCAGGACGAGCCGGAAGCAATCAAGGGGATGGTTAAAGACGAAAAGTTCAGACTTCTTGCCCGGCAGAATTATACGGATCGGGACTGGCGCTTGCACCGCTGGGCCTACCACCGTCTTACAGAGGTGGCAGACCGGCAGATCCAGCCGATTCTGGATGCACTGAAGGCTAGCGGTCAGGAAGACAACACCCTGATTATTTTCTCCAGCGACCACGGCGATCACGATGCGTCTCACCGTTTGGAGCATAAGAGCTCTCTTTATGAAGAGTCGGCGCGCATTCCCTTTCTGGTCATGTATAAGGGCGTTGTACCGGCCGGACAGGTTGACACCACGCATCTGATATCCAACGGACTTGATCTCCTGCCGACCATTCTGGATTACGCCGGAATCGAAAACGCCCAGACGGATGATCGGGGCCGGAGCCTGCGGAATCTTATTGAAGGCAAGGCTTCGGTTGAGTGGCGGAAAAGTCTCGGTGTAGAAAGTCAGATCGGGCGAATGGTGGTCAGCGGGCCTTACAAGTATATCCGCTACGACAAGGGCGCTGTTCAGGAGCAGCTGATGGATTTGCAGAAAGATCCCTACGAGACAAAGCAGTTCGCGGACGATCCCGCCCACGCCGAAGCACTAAAAGCCATGAGGAAAGAGTTTAAGGCGTGGTTTCCTCAAGCTGACACCAAGTAATCATGCAGGCAATCAATCAATTGGTAATGAATGAGGCCGCTTTGGCCGTCAAAAAAGCGTGGCCGCAGGCGGAGCCGCGGCTTGGCATCGTGCTCGGCTCCGGCTGGGGCGAAGCCGTCAGCGGATTTCAGATCAAAGACGAGCTGCCGTACGACAAAATTCCAAACCTTGGGAGGCCCGGCGCGCCAGGCCACACCGGGAAACTGCTCTATGCGGAACTAGACGGAATAGAAATTTTTATTTTTCAGGGTCGCCGCCATGTTTATGAAGGCGAGGGCTGGACACCGGTCGTTCTGCCGGTCTGGATTCT contains:
- a CDS encoding sulfatase-like hydrolase/transferase gives rise to the protein MNVKSRRELIGSIMAGFGSLFLTAEGNAAESKRPNIIYIFTDQQSATMMSCAGNQWLKTPAMDYIAQNGIRFERAYTANPVCVPARISMMTGRFPTAFVAPSGSALENDDSLRISKIDEKVKKTFLGNQLKKAGYDLAYGGKVHLPDLMTPERTGFEMLTASATEELSQACVDYIKRAHDKPYCLIASFINPHDICFFAIKDVRYATRDQVVVKEKKAGPGVPKKLKDAITIPEGVTDDEFFGKYCPPLPPNYAPQQDEPEAIKGMVKDEKFRLLARQNYTDRDWRLHRWAYHRLTEVADRQIQPILDALKASGQEDNTLIIFSSDHGDHDASHRLEHKSSLYEESARIPFLVMYKGVVPAGQVDTTHLISNGLDLLPTILDYAGIENAQTDDRGRSLRNLIEGKASVEWRKSLGVESQIGRMVVSGPYKYIRYDKGAVQEQLMDLQKDPYETKQFADDPAHAEALKAMRKEFKAWFPQADTK